From the genome of Cedecea lapagei, one region includes:
- the manD gene encoding D-mannonate dehydratase ManD codes for MKIVKTEVFVTCPGRNFVTLKITTDEGVIGLGDATLNGRELSVASYLKDHLCPQLIGRDAHRIEDIWQFFYKGAYWRRGPVTMSAISAIDMALWDIKAKAAGMPLYQLLGGASREGVMVYCHTTGHTLDEVLEDYARHKDMGFKAIRVQCGVPGMKTTYGMAKGKGQSYEPATKGDWPEEQLWSTEKYLDFTPKLFDAVRSKFGFDEHLLHDMHHRLTPIEAARFGKSIEEYRLFWMEDPTPAENQGCFRLIRQHTVTPIAVGEVFNSIWDCKQLIEEQLIDYIRTTLTHAGGITGMRRIADFASLYQVRTGSHGPSDLSPICMAAALHFDLWVPNFGIQEYMGYTAQMLEVFPHSWTFDNGFMHPGEAPGLGIDFDERLAAKYPYEPAYLPVARLEDGTLWNW; via the coding sequence ATGAAAATCGTAAAGACTGAGGTATTTGTAACCTGTCCGGGGCGTAACTTTGTTACGTTAAAAATCACCACCGACGAGGGGGTAATCGGGCTAGGCGATGCCACGCTGAATGGTCGTGAGCTGTCGGTGGCTTCCTATCTGAAAGACCACCTTTGTCCGCAACTTATCGGGCGTGACGCGCACCGCATCGAAGATATCTGGCAGTTCTTCTATAAGGGCGCGTACTGGCGACGAGGCCCGGTCACTATGTCCGCTATCTCAGCCATTGATATGGCTCTCTGGGATATCAAGGCAAAAGCCGCAGGCATGCCGCTTTACCAGCTGTTGGGTGGGGCATCGCGCGAAGGCGTGATGGTTTACTGCCACACTACCGGCCATACCCTTGATGAAGTACTGGAAGATTACGCCCGCCATAAAGATATGGGTTTCAAAGCCATTCGCGTGCAGTGTGGCGTGCCTGGGATGAAAACAACCTATGGGATGGCGAAAGGAAAAGGGCAGTCTTATGAACCCGCGACCAAGGGAGACTGGCCTGAGGAACAGCTGTGGTCCACGGAAAAATACCTCGACTTTACGCCAAAGCTGTTTGATGCGGTGCGCTCGAAGTTCGGTTTTGATGAACACCTGCTGCACGATATGCACCACCGCCTGACGCCTATCGAAGCTGCGCGCTTTGGTAAGAGCATTGAAGAGTACCGCCTGTTCTGGATGGAAGATCCGACCCCGGCTGAAAACCAGGGCTGTTTCCGCCTGATCCGCCAGCACACGGTAACCCCGATTGCCGTCGGCGAAGTGTTTAACAGCATCTGGGACTGCAAGCAGCTTATCGAAGAGCAACTTATCGATTACATCCGTACCACTCTCACCCATGCGGGGGGCATAACCGGCATGCGCCGCATCGCTGATTTTGCCTCGCTCTACCAGGTGCGTACCGGTTCCCACGGCCCGTCTGACCTGTCGCCGATCTGCATGGCCGCCGCGCTGCATTTCGATCTCTGGGTACCCAATTTTGGCATCCAGGAGTATATGGGCTACACCGCCCAAATGCTGGAGGTCTTCCCACACAGCTGGACGTTCGACAACGGCTTTATGCATCCCGGAGAGGCACCGGGCCTTGGCATTGATTTCGATGAGAGGCTCGCCGCGAAATATCCGTATGAGCCAGCTTATCTTCCGGTCGCTCGTCTTGAAGACGGTACGCTCTGGAACTGGTAA
- a CDS encoding YnfA family protein codes for MIKTTLLFFATALAEIIGCFLPWLWLKRNGSPLLLLPAALSLAIFVWLLALHPAASGRVYAAYGGVYVVTALLWLRVVDGVKLSIYDWTGAAIAFCGMLIIVAGWGRA; via the coding sequence ATGATCAAAACAACGCTGCTATTTTTTGCCACCGCGCTGGCGGAGATTATTGGCTGCTTCCTGCCGTGGTTGTGGCTAAAGCGAAACGGTTCTCCGCTGTTATTGCTGCCTGCGGCGCTGTCGCTGGCGATTTTTGTCTGGCTTTTAGCGTTGCATCCCGCCGCCAGCGGGCGAGTCTATGCCGCCTACGGCGGCGTGTATGTGGTTACCGCGCTGCTGTGGCTGCGTGTTGTGGACGGCGTAAAGCTGAGCATTTATGACTGGACCGGGGCGGCCATTGCCTTCTGCGGAATGCTTATCATCGTTGCCGGCTGGGGCCGCGCCTGA
- a CDS encoding DUF1283 domain-containing protein — protein MNSLLRKSLSWMPLALLGAAFMVSVPVQADTNVVVVQGAGNGVGGQENSLTRQRAAEEKEQWNDTRTLRQKINRHNEKVFDREAARGDKDWNKLDAAQDTFDKCQQSTNVNAYWEPNTLRCLDRRTGRAINP, from the coding sequence ATGAACTCACTCCTTCGTAAGTCTCTGTCATGGATGCCATTAGCCTTGCTGGGTGCGGCCTTCATGGTTTCTGTACCGGTTCAGGCAGACACCAACGTTGTCGTTGTTCAGGGAGCCGGAAACGGCGTCGGGGGCCAGGAGAACTCGCTCACTCGCCAACGGGCAGCGGAAGAGAAAGAACAGTGGAACGACACACGCACTCTGCGCCAGAAAATCAACCGCCATAACGAAAAAGTCTTCGATCGCGAAGCCGCTCGTGGCGACAAAGACTGGAATAAACTGGATGCCGCTCAGGATACCTTCGACAAATGCCAGCAGAGCACCAATGTGAACGCCTACTGGGAGCCGAACACCCTGCGCTGCCTGGATCGCCGCACCGGCCGAGCCATTAATCCATAA
- the speG gene encoding spermidine N1-acetyltransferase: protein MSHELSIRLRPLEREDLRFVHQLDNNASVMRYWFEEPYEAFVELSDLYDKHIHDQSERRFVIDCGGVNAGLVELVEIDHVHRRAEFQIIITPEFQGKGLASRAARLAMEYGFSVLNLYKLYLIVDKENEKAVHIYKKLGFIVEGELLHEFFINGQYRDAIRMCIFQHQFLAQKTPENTLLKPTAQ, encoded by the coding sequence ATGAGTCACGAACTGTCCATCCGACTTCGCCCGCTGGAGCGCGAAGATCTTCGTTTTGTCCATCAGCTGGATAATAACGCCAGCGTAATGCGTTACTGGTTTGAAGAGCCTTATGAAGCCTTCGTTGAGCTTTCCGACCTGTATGACAAACACATCCACGACCAGAGCGAGCGCCGCTTTGTGATCGACTGCGGCGGTGTGAACGCAGGGCTGGTGGAGCTGGTGGAGATAGATCACGTTCATCGTCGCGCTGAATTTCAGATAATCATTACCCCGGAGTTCCAGGGTAAAGGACTCGCCTCCCGCGCAGCCAGGCTGGCGATGGAGTACGGTTTTAGCGTACTCAACCTCTACAAGCTGTACCTGATTGTTGATAAAGAGAATGAGAAAGCGGTACATATCTACAAAAAGCTGGGCTTTATCGTAGAGGGCGAGCTCCTCCATGAGTTCTTCATTAACGGCCAGTACCGCGACGCCATTCGGATGTGCATTTTCCAGCATCAGTTCCTGGCGCAAAAAACGCCTGAAAATACCCTGCTAAAACCTACCGCACAGTAG